One genomic window of Hymenobacter sp. J193 includes the following:
- a CDS encoding 4-hydroxy-3-methylbut-2-enyl diphosphate reductase, whose amino-acid sequence MNVTIDKNSGYCFGVEFAIQMAEDELAHEPTLYCLGDIVHNRMEVERLHALGLRIIDREQLGTLHDCKVLIRAHGEPPETYQLALENNLELIDASCPVVLKLQNRVKHAFDATTRQDGQIVLYGQPGHAEVTGLNGQTGNRAIIVMHEEDLDQIDFTRPVTLFSQTTKSTAGFYRMKQLIEERIQAAGGSLEAFDANDSICRQVSNREPALRRFATEHDVIIFVSGRKSSNGKALFSVVNQTNPRSYFVENEQELDESWFEAAHSVGICGATSTPMWLMQRVADRISIVPEAAV is encoded by the coding sequence ATGAACGTTACCATCGATAAAAATTCCGGCTACTGCTTCGGCGTCGAATTTGCCATTCAGATGGCCGAAGACGAGCTGGCGCACGAGCCGACGCTGTATTGCCTGGGCGACATTGTGCACAACCGTATGGAAGTGGAGCGCCTGCACGCCCTGGGTTTGCGCATCATCGACCGGGAGCAACTCGGCACCCTGCACGACTGCAAAGTGCTGATCCGGGCCCATGGCGAGCCGCCGGAAACCTATCAGCTGGCCCTGGAAAATAACCTGGAGCTGATTGATGCTTCCTGCCCGGTGGTGCTCAAGCTCCAGAACCGCGTGAAGCACGCCTTTGATGCCACCACGCGGCAGGATGGTCAGATTGTGCTCTACGGCCAGCCTGGGCACGCCGAGGTGACGGGCCTGAACGGACAGACCGGCAACCGCGCCATCATTGTCATGCACGAGGAAGACCTCGACCAGATTGACTTCACGCGGCCCGTTACCCTGTTCAGCCAGACCACCAAAAGCACGGCGGGCTTCTACCGCATGAAGCAGCTCATAGAGGAACGCATTCAGGCGGCTGGCGGCTCCCTGGAGGCCTTTGATGCCAACGACAGCATCTGCCGGCAGGTAAGCAACCGCGAGCCGGCTCTGCGCCGCTTTGCTACTGAACACGACGTTATCATCTTCGTGAGCGGGCGCAAAAGCTCCAATGGCAAGGCCCTGTTCTCGGTCGTCAATCAAACCAACCCGCGCAGCTACTTCGTGGAAAACGAGCAGGAACTGGATGAATCCTGGTTTGAGGCGGCGCACTCGGTAGGCATCTGCGGGGCTACCAGCACGCCCATGTGGCTGATGCAGCGCGTAGCCGACCGGATTTCGATTGTGCCCGAAGCGGCCGTGTAG
- the cmk gene encoding (d)CMP kinase gives MKQLVIAIDGYSSCGKSTTAKAVAAELGYAYIDTGAMYRAVTLYLLEHSISFDDLPRIEQALHDMTISFKRNRRTGRNELCLDGTIREDEIRQMRISNSVSEVSVIPAVRHAMVRQQQRMGRKRGIVMDGRDIGTTVFPDAEVKIFMTADTRTRALRRQEELAVKGEQVALEDIIDNLVKRDHLDSTRAESPLRRASDAVLLDTSHITIDEQVDFVLERVSAVLLATAAANSGWWAGSESVR, from the coding sequence ATGAAACAACTCGTCATTGCCATTGATGGCTATTCCTCGTGCGGAAAAAGCACCACGGCCAAGGCCGTTGCCGCTGAGTTAGGCTACGCCTACATCGACACGGGAGCCATGTACCGGGCAGTGACGCTGTATTTGCTGGAGCACAGCATCAGTTTCGATGATTTGCCGCGCATCGAGCAGGCTCTGCACGATATGACGATTTCGTTTAAGCGCAACCGCCGCACGGGCCGCAACGAGCTGTGCCTGGACGGCACCATCCGCGAAGACGAAATCCGGCAGATGCGCATTTCCAACTCCGTGAGTGAGGTGTCGGTGATTCCGGCCGTGCGCCACGCCATGGTGCGCCAGCAGCAGCGTATGGGCCGCAAGCGCGGCATCGTGATGGACGGGCGCGACATTGGCACCACCGTATTTCCGGACGCCGAGGTGAAGATATTTATGACGGCTGACACCCGCACGCGCGCCCTGCGCCGCCAGGAAGAGCTGGCCGTGAAGGGCGAGCAGGTAGCGCTGGAAGACATCATCGACAACCTCGTGAAGCGGGACCACCTTGACTCCACGCGGGCCGAAAGTCCCCTGCGGCGGGCTTCCGACGCGGTGCTGCTCGACACCTCGCACATCACCATCGACGAGCAGGTTGATTTCGTCCTGGAACGCGTTTCGGCCGTACTACTGGCTACGGCCGCCGCCAACTCCGGCTGGTGGGCCGGCAGTGAATCCGTGCGCTAG